The following are encoded together in the Vibrio splendidus genome:
- the rseP gene encoding sigma E protease regulator RseP, which translates to MSGILWNFASFIVALGILVAVHEFGHFWVARRCGVKVEKFSIGFGKSIWSKIGRDGTEYSLSVIPLGGYVKMLDGRVDDLSEEEQQYAFDKKPLWKRTAIVGAGPAFNFIFAVFAYWLVFLIGVPAVKPVIGEVTPQSIVAQAGIETGMELKSISGIKTADWESVNMGLISHIGDQSMTVTVSSQDDIGFEQQVTLDISDWSFNPETESAMTTLGFRPYSPEISTVLAQVIDDGAAYSAGLEAGDKIVEINGQPIEQWQSVVELIRSNPMKSMNLIVLRNGFEQSLSMTPKSRELSDGSIIGYAGIAPEVAEWPEDYRFELQFGVIESVGKAFDKTGQIISLTLTMLKKLIVGDVGLNNLSGPISIAKGAGTTADYGLVYFLGFLALISVNLGIINLVPLPMLDGGHLLFFAIEAITRKPVPEKIQEMGYRVGGAILFSLMALAIFNDFTRL; encoded by the coding sequence ATGAGTGGAATTCTGTGGAACTTCGCATCTTTTATTGTAGCGCTTGGTATTCTGGTTGCTGTTCATGAGTTTGGACACTTCTGGGTTGCTCGTCGTTGTGGTGTGAAAGTAGAAAAATTCTCGATTGGTTTTGGTAAATCAATCTGGAGCAAGATCGGCCGTGATGGTACTGAATATAGCTTGTCAGTGATTCCGCTGGGCGGCTACGTTAAGATGCTCGATGGGCGTGTTGACGACCTTTCTGAAGAAGAGCAGCAATACGCTTTTGACAAGAAGCCATTGTGGAAACGCACGGCGATAGTCGGTGCAGGCCCAGCATTTAACTTTATCTTTGCGGTGTTTGCGTATTGGCTGGTATTTTTGATTGGCGTGCCTGCGGTTAAACCGGTGATCGGTGAGGTCACCCCGCAATCTATTGTTGCACAAGCCGGAATTGAAACAGGAATGGAACTTAAATCTATTTCAGGAATCAAAACCGCAGATTGGGAATCAGTCAATATGGGTTTGATATCACATATTGGTGACCAATCCATGACAGTAACGGTCTCTTCTCAAGACGATATCGGCTTTGAGCAACAGGTGACATTGGATATTTCAGACTGGTCGTTCAACCCAGAAACTGAGTCTGCAATGACAACGCTTGGTTTTAGACCGTACTCTCCAGAGATATCAACAGTGCTTGCTCAAGTTATTGATGATGGCGCTGCATACTCTGCGGGGCTAGAAGCTGGTGACAAAATTGTTGAAATTAATGGGCAGCCAATTGAACAGTGGCAGTCGGTTGTTGAGTTGATTCGTTCGAACCCGATGAAATCAATGAACCTTATTGTACTGCGTAATGGTTTTGAACAGTCGTTGTCTATGACGCCAAAAAGTCGAGAGCTTTCTGATGGTTCAATAATCGGCTATGCGGGTATTGCTCCAGAAGTCGCAGAATGGCCAGAAGATTATCGCTTTGAGTTACAATTTGGTGTAATTGAGTCTGTAGGAAAAGCATTTGATAAAACAGGTCAAATCATTAGTTTGACGCTGACAATGCTCAAGAAGCTCATCGTTGGCGATGTCGGCTTAAACAACTTGAGTGGCCCGATTTCAATTGCTAAAGGCGCAGGTACAACCGCCGATTACGGTTTGGTTTACTTCTTAGGCTTTTTGGCTCTGATTAGTGTCAATTTGGGTATTATTAATTTGGTTCCGCTGCCTATGCTTGATGGCGGACATTTGCTCTTTTTCGCTATTGAGGCCATTACTCGTAAACCTGTCCCTGAAAAAATTCAGGAAATGGGATACAGAGTGGGAGGTGCAATCCTCTTCTCTTTGATGGCTCTGGCAATATTTAATGATTTTACTCGTCTGTGA
- the ispC gene encoding 1-deoxy-D-xylulose-5-phosphate reductoisomerase produces MRNLTILGATGSIGASTLKVVEQNPDLYSVVALAAGSNVEKMLALVEKWQPSYIAMACPDAASQLTEILYANYPNVTVLSGPEGMCQVASLEEVDTVMAAIVGAAGLLPTMAAVKAGKRILLANKEALVMSGQLFIDAVEKYGAELLPVDSEHNAIFQCLPQNVQTHLGRCNLEENGINHILLTGSGGPFRYTDVAELDSVTPARAIAHPNWSMGPKISVDSATMMNKGLEYIEAKWLFNASQEQLKVIIHPQSVIHSMVQYKDGSVLAQMGEPDMATPIALTMSYPERTEAGVKPLDFTKVGELTFLEPDFSRYPCLRLAIEACYLGQHATTAINAANEIAVDAFLNNRVKFTDIAVINEHVMSKVCEQYSSEGLDSLESLLELDNMSRQIAIQFIKEQLA; encoded by the coding sequence ATGCGAAATCTAACTATCCTTGGCGCTACCGGCTCAATTGGTGCAAGTACACTAAAAGTCGTTGAACAAAACCCAGATCTCTATTCGGTCGTGGCACTGGCTGCCGGGTCGAATGTCGAAAAGATGTTGGCGTTAGTTGAAAAGTGGCAACCAAGCTATATTGCTATGGCTTGCCCTGATGCAGCATCTCAGCTGACTGAAATACTGTACGCTAATTACCCTAACGTTACAGTACTTTCAGGCCCAGAAGGCATGTGTCAGGTTGCTTCTCTAGAGGAAGTGGACACGGTAATGGCTGCGATTGTGGGAGCAGCAGGCTTGCTTCCTACGATGGCTGCGGTTAAGGCTGGTAAGCGTATTTTACTTGCTAATAAAGAAGCTTTAGTGATGTCAGGGCAGTTGTTTATAGACGCCGTGGAAAAGTACGGTGCTGAACTACTTCCTGTAGACAGTGAGCATAATGCTATTTTCCAATGCTTGCCTCAAAACGTACAAACCCATCTAGGCCGTTGTAATCTGGAAGAGAACGGTATCAACCATATTCTCTTGACGGGTTCTGGCGGTCCTTTCCGCTATACGGATGTTGCTGAGTTAGATTCGGTAACACCGGCTCGCGCTATTGCACACCCTAACTGGTCTATGGGCCCTAAGATCTCTGTTGACTCTGCGACCATGATGAATAAAGGTCTTGAGTATATTGAAGCTAAGTGGCTATTTAATGCTTCTCAAGAACAGTTAAAAGTCATTATTCATCCTCAGTCTGTGATTCATTCTATGGTCCAGTACAAGGATGGCTCGGTGCTTGCTCAAATGGGCGAACCCGATATGGCGACGCCAATCGCTTTGACGATGTCTTATCCTGAGCGTACAGAAGCTGGTGTTAAGCCTCTGGATTTCACCAAAGTGGGCGAGCTTACTTTTCTAGAACCCGATTTTAGCCGTTACCCATGTTTAAGATTAGCAATTGAAGCGTGCTACCTAGGGCAGCATGCAACAACAGCAATTAATGCTGCCAATGAAATTGCAGTCGATGCCTTTTTGAACAATCGGGTTAAGTTTACCGATATTGCTGTCATTAATGAGCATGTTATGAGCAAAGTATGTGAACAATATAGCTCTGAGGGCTTAGATAGCTTGGAAAGCCTTCTTGAGCTAGATAATATGTCTCGTCAAATAGCCATTCAATTTATTAAAGAGCAGCTAGCATGA
- a CDS encoding phosphatidate cytidylyltransferase translates to MKQRIITALILAPLVILGIFELSLPTFILSLAVISLLGFWEWTQFVESKSRYLALIPTVVVSAASFAFIPFDAFSLNHLSSAHYTILTIGSIWWVIASGMAVTYPKSMPAWKDSSLLRHAFGVLTLLPFFWSVVILRANGIDADPYHGAKLVMFVCLLVWAADSGAYFSGKSFGKRKMAPAVSPNKTIEGLIGGIITAVIIAWIFADLFDIQFTSPLHMIVITLVTVVISVLGDLVESMFKRVSGVKDSSNLIPGHGGILDRIDSLTAAFPVFALLYLAF, encoded by the coding sequence TTGAAACAACGAATTATTACGGCGTTGATTTTAGCTCCCCTAGTTATTCTAGGTATTTTCGAGTTATCACTTCCCACGTTTATTCTTTCACTAGCAGTAATCTCGCTATTGGGCTTTTGGGAGTGGACTCAGTTTGTTGAAAGCAAATCGCGTTATTTAGCGCTGATTCCAACGGTTGTAGTCAGTGCTGCAAGTTTTGCTTTTATCCCTTTTGATGCATTTAGCCTTAATCATTTATCTAGCGCTCACTACACCATTCTAACGATTGGCTCTATTTGGTGGGTAATAGCGAGTGGTATGGCAGTGACTTATCCTAAGTCTATGCCCGCATGGAAAGATTCTTCTCTCCTTCGTCACGCATTTGGCGTGCTGACTCTGCTGCCATTTTTCTGGAGTGTGGTGATTCTGCGCGCTAACGGTATCGATGCGGATCCTTACCATGGTGCAAAGCTAGTGATGTTTGTTTGCTTGCTCGTGTGGGCTGCAGATAGCGGCGCATACTTCTCTGGTAAGAGTTTTGGTAAACGTAAGATGGCGCCAGCGGTAAGCCCTAATAAGACGATTGAAGGTCTTATTGGTGGCATTATTACAGCGGTGATCATAGCTTGGATTTTTGCTGACTTATTTGATATCCAATTCACAAGCCCTCTTCACATGATTGTAATTACCCTTGTGACTGTCGTTATCTCTGTTCTTGGTGACCTTGTTGAAAGCATGTTTAAGCGTGTTTCAGGGGTGAAAGACAGCAGTAATCTGATTCCTGGTCATGGTGGTATACTTGATAGAATAGATAGCTTAACGGCTGCATTCCCTGTCTTTGCTCTGCTTTATTTAGCATTCTAA
- a CDS encoding isoprenyl transferase, which produces MHNSQAFTDSLPKHIAIIMDGNGRWAKAQGKPRVFGHKNGVQAVRKTISSSARLGIKAVTLFAFSSENWRRPEEEVGILMELFISVLSSEVKKLHKNNLQLRVIGDKSRFNDRLQKKIEEAEALTSTNTGMVINIAANYGGKWDIQQAMTSIAQQVKSGDINVDDIDEAMITQHLTMADIPEVDLLIRTSGECRISNFMLWQLAYAEMYFTEQFWPDFNEDSLVEAVTWFVNRERRFGCTGEQIKALMDS; this is translated from the coding sequence ATGCATAATTCTCAAGCGTTCACAGACTCTCTTCCTAAACACATTGCTATCATTATGGATGGTAATGGCCGCTGGGCAAAAGCTCAGGGTAAGCCTCGCGTCTTTGGTCATAAAAACGGTGTTCAAGCCGTTCGTAAAACCATCTCTTCATCTGCCAGACTTGGCATTAAGGCCGTTACACTTTTTGCGTTTAGTAGCGAGAACTGGCGTCGTCCTGAAGAAGAAGTCGGTATCTTGATGGAACTGTTTATTTCAGTGCTGTCGAGTGAAGTGAAAAAACTTCATAAAAATAATCTACAATTGCGTGTTATTGGTGATAAAAGTCGTTTCAATGATCGACTACAAAAGAAGATAGAAGAAGCAGAAGCTTTGACTAGCACCAATACGGGTATGGTTATTAATATTGCTGCTAACTATGGCGGCAAGTGGGATATCCAGCAGGCAATGACCTCAATTGCTCAACAGGTAAAGTCTGGCGATATTAATGTAGATGACATTGATGAAGCTATGATTACACAGCACCTGACTATGGCAGATATTCCTGAAGTTGACCTACTTATCCGCACCAGTGGCGAGTGCCGCATTAGTAACTTTATGCTTTGGCAATTGGCTTACGCCGAAATGTATTTCACTGAACAATTCTGGCCAGACTTTAATGAAGACAGCTTAGTAGAAGCTGTGACTTGGTTTGTAAACCGCGAGCGTCGTTTTGGATGCACTGGTGAGCAAATTAAAGCTCTGATGGACAGTTAA
- the frr gene encoding ribosome recycling factor: protein MINEIKKDAQERMDKSVDALKNSLQKIRTGRAHPSLLSGLTVEYYGAPTPLAQVANVIAEDARTLAITVFDKTLTPLVEKAILTSDLGLNPMSAGTVIRVPLPALTEERRKDLVKIVRGEAEGGRVAIRNIRRDANGDLKALLKDKEISEDEDRRAQDEIQKLTDIAVKNVDEVLATKEKELMEV, encoded by the coding sequence GTGATTAACGAAATCAAAAAAGACGCTCAAGAGCGTATGGATAAAAGTGTAGATGCACTTAAAAATAGCCTGCAAAAGATTCGTACAGGCCGTGCTCACCCAAGCCTACTGTCTGGTCTTACTGTAGAGTACTACGGTGCACCAACGCCTTTGGCTCAAGTTGCTAACGTTATTGCAGAAGATGCACGTACACTAGCAATTACAGTGTTTGATAAAACACTGACTCCTTTAGTTGAAAAAGCAATCCTGACATCTGACCTAGGCCTAAACCCTATGTCTGCTGGCACGGTTATTCGTGTACCACTTCCAGCGTTAACGGAAGAGCGTCGTAAAGACCTCGTTAAAATCGTTCGTGGTGAAGCTGAAGGTGGCCGTGTTGCTATCCGTAACATCCGTCGTGACGCGAATGGCGATCTAAAAGCACTTCTGAAAGACAAAGAAATCTCTGAAGATGAAGATCGTAGAGCACAAGACGAAATTCAGAAGCTAACTGACATTGCGGTTAAGAACGTAGATGAAGTTCTAGCAACTAAAGAAAAAGAGTTGATGGAAGTTTAA
- the pyrH gene encoding UMP kinase, with the protein MTTNPKPAYQRILLKLSGEALQGEEGFGIDATVLDRMAQEVKELVELGVQVGVVIGGGNLFRGAGLAEAGMNRVVGDHMGMLATVMNGLAMRDALHRAYVNARVMSAIPLKGVCDDYNWADAISQLRQGRVVIFSAGTGNPFFTTDSAACLRGIEIEADVVLKATKVDGVFTADPVANPDAELYDTLSYNTILEKELKVMDLAAFTLARDHKMPIRVFNMNKPGALRRVVMGETEGTLISDAD; encoded by the coding sequence ATGACTACGAACCCTAAACCGGCGTATCAACGTATTCTGTTAAAACTTAGCGGCGAAGCACTACAAGGCGAAGAAGGTTTTGGTATTGACGCGACGGTCCTTGATCGTATGGCTCAAGAAGTAAAAGAATTGGTTGAACTAGGTGTTCAAGTAGGCGTTGTTATCGGTGGCGGTAACCTTTTCCGTGGTGCAGGCCTTGCTGAAGCAGGTATGAACCGCGTTGTTGGTGACCACATGGGTATGCTAGCAACGGTAATGAACGGCCTTGCAATGCGTGACGCCCTGCACCGTGCTTACGTAAATGCACGTGTAATGTCAGCTATCCCTCTTAAAGGTGTGTGTGACGACTACAACTGGGCAGATGCAATCAGCCAACTACGTCAAGGTCGTGTTGTGATCTTCTCAGCTGGTACTGGTAACCCATTCTTCACTACAGATTCTGCTGCGTGTCTACGTGGTATCGAAATTGAAGCTGACGTAGTTCTAAAAGCGACAAAGGTAGATGGCGTATTTACTGCTGACCCAGTAGCAAACCCAGACGCAGAGCTGTATGATACGTTGTCTTACAACACTATTCTTGAAAAAGAACTTAAAGTGATGGATTTGGCTGCATTTACGCTAGCACGTGATCACAAAATGCCAATCCGTGTATTTAACATGAATAAACCAGGCGCATTACGTCGCGTGGTTATGGGTGAAACTGAAGGTACATTAATCAGCGACGCTGACTAA
- the tsf gene encoding translation elongation factor Ts: MATVTAALVKELRERTAAGMMECKKALVAAEGDIELAIENMRKSGAAKAAKKAGNVAAEGTIIIKEDAGVAALLEVNCQTDFVAKDAGFLVFANEVAEAALAERLDIVALQAKFEDARIALVTKIGENISIRRVELVEGVALASYRHGEKIGVVVAGEGEAETLKHIAMHVAASKPEYVNPSDVPADVVEKEKAVQVEIAMNEGKPQEIAEKMVIGRMKKFTGEVSLTGQAFIMEPKKTVADILKEKGASVTTFVRLEVGEGIEKAAEMSFADEVAAVQQG, translated from the coding sequence ATGGCAACTGTAACTGCAGCTCTAGTTAAAGAACTTCGTGAACGCACAGCTGCGGGCATGATGGAATGTAAAAAAGCGCTTGTTGCTGCTGAAGGCGACATCGAGCTAGCAATTGAAAACATGCGTAAGTCTGGCGCAGCGAAAGCAGCTAAAAAAGCTGGTAACGTTGCTGCTGAAGGCACAATCATCATTAAAGAAGACGCTGGCGTTGCTGCTCTTCTTGAAGTGAACTGCCAAACTGATTTCGTAGCTAAAGATGCAGGTTTCCTTGTATTCGCTAACGAAGTTGCTGAAGCTGCTCTAGCTGAACGTCTAGACATCGTTGCACTTCAAGCTAAATTTGAAGACGCACGTATCGCTCTAGTAACTAAGATCGGTGAGAACATCAGCATCCGTCGCGTTGAGCTAGTTGAAGGTGTTGCACTAGCTTCTTACCGTCACGGCGAGAAAATCGGTGTTGTTGTTGCTGGTGAAGGCGAAGCTGAAACGCTTAAGCACATCGCTATGCACGTTGCTGCTTCTAAGCCTGAGTACGTTAACCCATCTGACGTACCTGCAGACGTAGTAGAAAAAGAAAAAGCTGTTCAAGTTGAAATCGCTATGAACGAAGGCAAACCACAAGAGATCGCTGAGAAAATGGTTATCGGCCGTATGAAGAAATTCACGGGCGAAGTATCTCTTACTGGTCAAGCTTTCATCATGGAACCTAAGAAAACTGTTGCTGACATTCTTAAAGAGAAAGGCGCATCAGTTACTACCTTCGTTCGTTTAGAAGTTGGTGAAGGTATCGAGAAAGCGGCTGAAATGAGCTTCGCAGACGAAGTTGCAGCGGTACAACAAGGTTAA
- the rpsB gene encoding 30S ribosomal protein S2 has protein sequence MATVSMRDMLKAGVHFGHQTRYWNPKMKPFIFGARSKVHIINLEKTVPMFNEALAEIAKVGEKKGKVLFVGTKRAASEAVKEAAINSNQFYVNNRWLGGMLTNYKTVRQSIKRLKELEAQAQDGTFDKLTKKEALMRTREMEKLEKSLGGIKNMGGLPDALFVIDADHEHIAVKEANNLGIPVYAVVDTNSNPDGVDFVIPGNDDAIRAVQLYLNAAADAVKEGRNKDVAAVAAEKDGFVEAE, from the coding sequence ATGGCAACTGTATCAATGCGCGATATGCTTAAAGCTGGTGTTCACTTCGGTCACCAAACTCGTTACTGGAACCCAAAAATGAAGCCATTCATCTTTGGTGCTCGTAGCAAAGTTCATATCATCAACTTAGAAAAAACTGTACCAATGTTCAACGAAGCTCTAGCTGAAATTGCTAAAGTTGGCGAGAAGAAAGGTAAAGTTCTTTTTGTTGGTACTAAGCGTGCTGCATCTGAAGCTGTTAAAGAAGCTGCTATCAACAGCAACCAGTTCTACGTTAACAACCGCTGGTTAGGCGGTATGCTAACGAACTACAAAACTGTTCGTCAGTCTATCAAGCGTCTGAAAGAACTTGAAGCGCAAGCTCAAGACGGTACTTTCGACAAGCTTACTAAGAAAGAAGCTCTAATGCGTACTCGTGAAATGGAGAAGCTAGAGAAATCTCTTGGTGGTATCAAGAACATGGGCGGCCTTCCAGACGCTCTATTCGTTATCGATGCTGATCACGAACACATCGCAGTTAAAGAAGCAAACAACCTAGGTATCCCAGTTTACGCTGTAGTTGATACTAACTCTAACCCAGACGGTGTTGACTTCGTTATCCCTGGTAACGATGATGCAATCCGTGCAGTACAGCTTTACCTAAACGCTGCTGCAGACGCGGTTAAAGAAGGTCGTAACAAAGATGTTGCTGCTGTAGCTGCTGAAAAAGACGGTTTTGTAGAAGCTGAATAA
- the map gene encoding type I methionyl aminopeptidase, translating into MAVKIKTAEEIEKMRVAGKLASEILEMIEPHIQVGTTTEELNQICHEYALERGAYSAPLDYHGFPKSICTSINHIVCHGIPASQDETGSTGQFKPAVLKDGDILNVDITVIVPDDENADLSVRPQGYHGDTSKMFLVGEVSPANKRLCMVAQEALYEGMRQVKPGVQLGQVGTAIEKYIKTNNKNNPRAKFSIVKDYCGHGIGSEFHEDPQVVHYKNSDRTVLKAGMCFTIEPMINAGKFGCRLDDEDSWTVYTADSKNSAQWEHTLVVTDTGCEVLTLRSDDTIPRIMKNA; encoded by the coding sequence ATGGCTGTAAAAATTAAAACTGCTGAAGAAATTGAAAAAATGCGCGTTGCCGGCAAGCTGGCTTCAGAAATTCTAGAGATGATTGAACCTCACATCCAAGTGGGTACAACGACAGAAGAGCTAAACCAAATCTGTCATGAGTACGCTCTAGAAAGAGGCGCATACTCAGCACCACTTGATTACCACGGTTTCCCTAAGTCAATCTGTACTTCTATCAACCACATCGTGTGTCACGGTATTCCAGCATCACAAGATGAGACGGGTAGCACAGGTCAATTCAAACCTGCAGTACTAAAAGATGGCGACATTCTAAACGTTGATATCACTGTGATTGTTCCTGATGACGAAAATGCTGATCTAAGTGTTCGTCCACAAGGCTACCACGGTGACACATCTAAGATGTTCCTTGTGGGTGAAGTTTCTCCAGCAAACAAACGTCTGTGTATGGTTGCTCAAGAAGCACTTTACGAAGGCATGCGTCAGGTTAAACCAGGTGTTCAACTTGGCCAAGTCGGTACTGCTATTGAGAAGTACATCAAAACAAACAACAAGAACAACCCACGCGCTAAATTCTCTATTGTAAAAGATTACTGTGGCCACGGTATTGGTTCTGAGTTCCACGAAGATCCACAAGTCGTTCACTACAAAAACAGTGACCGTACCGTACTGAAAGCAGGCATGTGTTTCACTATCGAGCCAATGATTAATGCGGGTAAGTTTGGTTGTCGTCTAGATGACGAAGATAGCTGGACAGTGTACACAGCAGACAGCAAGAACTCAGCTCAGTGGGAACACACTCTAGTTGTAACGGATACTGGTTGTGAGGTACTAACACTACGCAGCGACGATACGATCCCACGTATCATGAAGAACGCTTAG
- the glnD gene encoding bifunctional uridylyltransferase/uridylyl-removing protein GlnD: protein MPYQCPLTFNEEQIEICEIKNQLEIFTQYQKNEFLNHHPVTDLVLLRSEYMDLLLNRLWEHFGFNKLPHISLVAVGGYGRGELHPLSDIDILIVSQKTLPPALGEKVSQFITLLWDLKLEVGHAVRTIAECLEIGTDDLTVATNLQESRLLCGSEDTFQELKLKIHSDSFWPSETFYKAKIQEQRERHARYHDTTYNLEPDIKSTPGGLRDIHTLSWVARRHFGATSLLEMSKYGFLTDAEYRELVECQDFLWRVRFALHIELRRYDNRLTFAHQAQVAEHLGYSGEGNRGVEMMMKEFYRTLRRVAELNKMLLKLFDQAIINGGQTQEAEILDNDFQRRGSLIEARKPALFQARPETILDMFIHIANDSSIEGVSPPTLRQLRTARRRLNRFLHTIPEARDKFMDLVRHPNALHKAFSLMHKLGVLSAYLPQWSQIVGQMQFDLFHVYTVDEHSIRLLKHINRFGQIENHDKHPICCEVYPRVQKKELLILAAIFHDIGKGRGGDHSEIGAVEAYSFCIEHGLSKPEAKQVAWLVQNHLLMSVTAQRRDIYDPDVITEFAKKVRDEESLELLVCLTVADICATNPELWNSWKRTLLAELFHSTQRALRRGLENPVDVRDRIRHNQQMASALLRKEGFTAREIEVLWQRFKADYFLRHTHTQIAWHCEHLLRLEDPSQPLVLISQKATRGGTEVFVYCKDQAALFATVVAELDRRNFNVHDAQVMVSKDGHVLDTFIVLDQHGEAIDEARHKAVAKHLTHVLADGRPTKIKTRRTPRNLQHFKVKTLVEFLPTKSKKRTLMELRALDTPGLLAQVGATFAELDINLHGAKITTIGERAEDLFILTSDAGGRLSEEQEQALRERLTEHVSELAP from the coding sequence ATGCCTTATCAATGTCCCCTTACGTTCAATGAAGAACAAATTGAAATCTGCGAAATAAAAAATCAGCTCGAAATCTTCACGCAGTATCAAAAAAATGAATTTCTGAATCATCATCCAGTCACCGATTTGGTGCTGCTTCGTTCCGAATACATGGATTTGCTTCTCAATCGTTTATGGGAGCACTTTGGATTCAACAAACTGCCTCATATTTCACTTGTTGCGGTGGGAGGCTATGGCCGTGGTGAACTACACCCTTTGTCCGATATTGATATCCTCATTGTCTCGCAAAAAACACTGCCACCCGCACTGGGTGAAAAAGTCAGTCAATTCATTACCCTACTCTGGGACTTGAAACTCGAAGTCGGCCACGCGGTGCGTACCATTGCAGAGTGTCTTGAGATCGGCACCGATGATTTAACCGTTGCCACTAACCTGCAAGAATCGCGCTTACTGTGTGGCAGTGAAGACACCTTCCAAGAGCTGAAGCTAAAGATTCATTCCGATTCATTTTGGCCAAGTGAGACGTTTTACAAAGCCAAGATTCAAGAACAGAGAGAGCGTCATGCTCGCTACCACGACACCACCTATAATTTAGAACCGGACATAAAATCGACTCCGGGAGGACTCCGAGACATCCACACCCTGAGCTGGGTTGCGCGTCGACATTTTGGTGCAACGTCTTTATTGGAGATGAGTAAATACGGCTTTCTAACCGATGCTGAATATCGTGAGTTGGTCGAGTGCCAAGATTTCTTGTGGCGTGTTCGCTTTGCACTGCACATTGAACTGCGCCGTTACGACAACCGTCTCACATTTGCCCATCAAGCTCAGGTAGCGGAACACCTGGGTTACAGTGGTGAAGGCAACCGTGGCGTCGAGATGATGATGAAAGAGTTCTATCGAACACTTCGCCGCGTAGCTGAGCTCAATAAGATGCTGCTTAAGTTGTTCGATCAAGCGATCATCAATGGCGGTCAAACACAAGAAGCCGAGATTCTCGACAACGACTTCCAACGTCGAGGTTCATTGATCGAAGCGCGTAAGCCGGCCTTATTCCAAGCGAGACCAGAAACGATTCTCGATATGTTTATCCATATCGCGAATGACTCTTCTATCGAAGGGGTAAGCCCACCAACATTGCGACAACTTCGAACCGCACGTCGCCGATTGAATCGCTTCTTGCATACCATTCCTGAAGCTCGTGACAAGTTCATGGATTTGGTTCGCCACCCAAATGCACTGCACAAAGCCTTTAGTTTGATGCACAAATTGGGCGTGCTATCGGCCTATTTGCCACAGTGGAGCCAAATTGTTGGTCAAATGCAGTTTGATCTGTTTCACGTTTACACCGTGGATGAACACAGTATTCGCCTACTCAAACACATCAACCGCTTTGGCCAAATCGAGAACCACGATAAACACCCTATCTGTTGTGAAGTGTATCCACGAGTTCAAAAGAAAGAGCTGTTGATTCTGGCGGCTATCTTCCACGACATCGGTAAAGGCCGCGGCGGAGACCACTCAGAAATTGGCGCTGTAGAAGCTTACTCTTTCTGTATTGAACACGGGCTATCAAAGCCAGAAGCCAAACAAGTCGCGTGGCTAGTACAAAACCACCTGTTAATGTCAGTGACCGCTCAACGCCGTGATATCTACGATCCGGACGTAATCACAGAGTTCGCCAAGAAAGTTCGCGACGAAGAGTCGTTAGAACTGCTGGTGTGCCTAACGGTAGCCGATATCTGTGCAACCAACCCAGAACTATGGAACAGCTGGAAACGTACCCTACTCGCAGAACTGTTCCATTCTACGCAGCGCGCACTGCGTCGCGGCTTGGAAAACCCAGTCGATGTCAGAGACCGTATTCGTCATAACCAGCAAATGGCATCTGCACTGCTGCGTAAAGAAGGCTTCACGGCTCGTGAGATTGAGGTGTTGTGGCAGCGTTTCAAAGCTGACTATTTCTTGCGTCATACACACACTCAAATCGCATGGCACTGTGAACACTTACTTCGCTTAGAAGATCCGAGTCAACCTTTAGTGCTTATCAGCCAAAAAGCGACACGTGGCGGCACAGAGGTATTCGTTTACTGTAAAGACCAAGCGGCACTTTTTGCGACCGTGGTTGCCGAGCTCGACAGACGCAACTTTAACGTTCACGACGCACAAGTCATGGTCAGTAAAGATGGCCACGTTTTGGATACCTTTATCGTACTGGATCAGCACGGCGAAGCGATTGATGAAGCAAGACACAAAGCCGTCGCTAAGCATCTAACTCATGTTCTGGCTGATGGCCGCCCAACTAAGATTAAGACTCGTCGTACGCCACGTAACTTGCAGCATTTCAAGGTAAAAACCTTAGTTGAGTTCCTACCAACCAAGAGTAAAAAACGCACCTTGATGGAATTAAGAGCTCTTGATACGCCGGGGTTGTTGGCTCAAGTCGGTGCAACCTTTGCAGAATTAGACATTAACTTGCACGGTGCGAAAATCACCACCATAGGTGAGAGAGCTGAAGATTTGTTTATTCTGACCAGTGACGCGGGAGGAAGACTGTCTGAAGAACAGGAACAAGCGCTAAGAGAAAGGTTAACAGAGCATGTTTCAGAACTCGCACCTTAG